In the Athene noctua chromosome 25, bAthNoc1.hap1.1, whole genome shotgun sequence genome, one interval contains:
- the SAMD14 gene encoding sterile alpha motif domain-containing protein 14 isoform X2, whose amino-acid sequence MSVSKLQDVDEVFETPRLDTSLQKARARLLAKGRRHRPSRSRLRDSASSTEGDEGPEAAGAEGDGGPPAPSPFSRGAEFSFEAGAVLRALGDPPASSPPLSRYRPLTNASSQEGLAGTPSPKSCHSSDSSPGFARRDARPQRHSEDDSRDMSPPEPASPTVGLDKKTRRKFLDLGVTLRRASSSKSRKEKGSNRLSMGSREAVEGPGRPSGSPFLPFSWFSDSARGSASPGSASPAGSPRHEGLSPAKSASQDSTLSEDSPPPSASPRLPGPTATKCSYPYHTLSQSSDEFLDEPPGAAAGWTCQQVGQWLESLNLEQYVEEFSAHGVDGPRLLHLDGAKLKALGVGSSQDRAVLKRKLKELSLAVEKERKAQEKAEKQREKQKKKDQEQRRS is encoded by the exons AGACCCCGCGCCTGGACACCAGCCTGCAGAAGGCCCGAGCCCGGCTGCTAGCCAAGGGCCGCCGGCACCGGCCCTCCCGCTCCCGCCTGCGAGACAGCGCCAGCTCCACCGAGGGCGACGAGGGGCCCGAGGCGGCg GGAGCTGAGGGTGATGGTGGCCCCCCGGCCCCCTCGCCCTTCTCCCGCGGCGCCGAGTTCTCCTTCGAGGCGGGGGCGGTGCTGCGGGCGCTGGGGGACCCCCCGGCTTCCTCGCCCCCCCTCAGCCGCTACCGGCCCCTCACCAACGCCTCgtcccaggaggggctggcgggCACCCCCTCGCCCAAATCCTGCCACAGCTCCGACAGCTCGCCCGGCTTCGCCCGCCGCGACGCCCGGCCCCAGCGGCACAGCGAAG ACGACAGCCGGGACATGAGCCCCCCCGAGCCGGCCAGCCCCACCGTGGGGCTCGATAAGAAAACACGGAGGAAGTTTTTGGATTTGGG GGTGACCCTGCGCCGGGCGTCCTCCAGCAAGAGCCGCAAGGAGAAGGGCAGCAACCGCCTGTCCATGGGCAGCAG ggaggcggtggagggtcccggccgcccctcggggtcacccttcctgcccttctcctggTTCTCGGACAGCGCGAGGGGCTCGGCCTCGCCCGGCTCCGCGTCACCCGCCGGCTCCCCCCGGCACGAGGGGCTCAGCCCCGCCAAATCCGCCTCCCAG GACTCGACGCTGAGCGAGGACTCCCCACCGCCCAGCGCCAGCCCCCGCCTGCCCGGCCCCACCGCCACCAAGTGCTCCTACCCCTACCACACCCTGTCACAGTCCTCGGACGAG TTCCTGGATGAgccccccggcgcggccgcgggcTGGACGTGCCAGCAGGTGGGACAGTGGCTGGAGAGCCTCAACCTGGAGCAGTACGTGGAGGAGTTCTCGGCCCACGGCGTCGATGGTCCACGGCTCCTGCACCTCGACGGCGCCAAGCTCAAG GCGCTGGGCGTGGGCAGCTCGCAGGACCGCGCCGTGCTGAAGCGGAAGCTCAAGGAGCTGAGCTTGGCCGTGGAGAAGGAGCGCAAGGCCCAGGAGAAGGCGGAGAAGCAGCGGGAGAAGCAGAAGA
- the SAMD14 gene encoding sterile alpha motif domain-containing protein 14 isoform X1, with translation MSVSKLQDVDEVFDFTAVVPETPRLDTSLQKARARLLAKGRRHRPSRSRLRDSASSTEGDEGPEAAGAEGDGGPPAPSPFSRGAEFSFEAGAVLRALGDPPASSPPLSRYRPLTNASSQEGLAGTPSPKSCHSSDSSPGFARRDARPQRHSEDDSRDMSPPEPASPTVGLDKKTRRKFLDLGVTLRRASSSKSRKEKGSNRLSMGSREAVEGPGRPSGSPFLPFSWFSDSARGSASPGSASPAGSPRHEGLSPAKSASQDSTLSEDSPPPSASPRLPGPTATKCSYPYHTLSQSSDEFLDEPPGAAAGWTCQQVGQWLESLNLEQYVEEFSAHGVDGPRLLHLDGAKLKALGVGSSQDRAVLKRKLKELSLAVEKERKAQEKAEKQREKQKKKDQEQRRS, from the exons ATTTTACCGCTGTGGTTCCAGAGACCCCGCGCCTGGACACCAGCCTGCAGAAGGCCCGAGCCCGGCTGCTAGCCAAGGGCCGCCGGCACCGGCCCTCCCGCTCCCGCCTGCGAGACAGCGCCAGCTCCACCGAGGGCGACGAGGGGCCCGAGGCGGCg GGAGCTGAGGGTGATGGTGGCCCCCCGGCCCCCTCGCCCTTCTCCCGCGGCGCCGAGTTCTCCTTCGAGGCGGGGGCGGTGCTGCGGGCGCTGGGGGACCCCCCGGCTTCCTCGCCCCCCCTCAGCCGCTACCGGCCCCTCACCAACGCCTCgtcccaggaggggctggcgggCACCCCCTCGCCCAAATCCTGCCACAGCTCCGACAGCTCGCCCGGCTTCGCCCGCCGCGACGCCCGGCCCCAGCGGCACAGCGAAG ACGACAGCCGGGACATGAGCCCCCCCGAGCCGGCCAGCCCCACCGTGGGGCTCGATAAGAAAACACGGAGGAAGTTTTTGGATTTGGG GGTGACCCTGCGCCGGGCGTCCTCCAGCAAGAGCCGCAAGGAGAAGGGCAGCAACCGCCTGTCCATGGGCAGCAG ggaggcggtggagggtcccggccgcccctcggggtcacccttcctgcccttctcctggTTCTCGGACAGCGCGAGGGGCTCGGCCTCGCCCGGCTCCGCGTCACCCGCCGGCTCCCCCCGGCACGAGGGGCTCAGCCCCGCCAAATCCGCCTCCCAG GACTCGACGCTGAGCGAGGACTCCCCACCGCCCAGCGCCAGCCCCCGCCTGCCCGGCCCCACCGCCACCAAGTGCTCCTACCCCTACCACACCCTGTCACAGTCCTCGGACGAG TTCCTGGATGAgccccccggcgcggccgcgggcTGGACGTGCCAGCAGGTGGGACAGTGGCTGGAGAGCCTCAACCTGGAGCAGTACGTGGAGGAGTTCTCGGCCCACGGCGTCGATGGTCCACGGCTCCTGCACCTCGACGGCGCCAAGCTCAAG GCGCTGGGCGTGGGCAGCTCGCAGGACCGCGCCGTGCTGAAGCGGAAGCTCAAGGAGCTGAGCTTGGCCGTGGAGAAGGAGCGCAAGGCCCAGGAGAAGGCGGAGAAGCAGCGGGAGAAGCAGAAGA
- the SAMD14 gene encoding sterile alpha motif domain-containing protein 14 isoform X3, whose protein sequence is MSVSKLQDVDEVFDFTAVVPETPRLDTSLQKARARLLAKGRRHRPSRSRLRDSASSTEGDEGPEAAEGLAGTPSPKSCHSSDSSPGFARRDARPQRHSEDDSRDMSPPEPASPTVGLDKKTRRKFLDLGVTLRRASSSKSRKEKGSNRLSMGSREAVEGPGRPSGSPFLPFSWFSDSARGSASPGSASPAGSPRHEGLSPAKSASQDSTLSEDSPPPSASPRLPGPTATKCSYPYHTLSQSSDEFLDEPPGAAAGWTCQQVGQWLESLNLEQYVEEFSAHGVDGPRLLHLDGAKLKALGVGSSQDRAVLKRKLKELSLAVEKERKAQEKAEKQREKQKKKDQEQRRS, encoded by the exons ATTTTACCGCTGTGGTTCCAGAGACCCCGCGCCTGGACACCAGCCTGCAGAAGGCCCGAGCCCGGCTGCTAGCCAAGGGCCGCCGGCACCGGCCCTCCCGCTCCCGCCTGCGAGACAGCGCCAGCTCCACCGAGGGCGACGAGGGGCCCGAGGCGGCg gaggggctggcgggCACCCCCTCGCCCAAATCCTGCCACAGCTCCGACAGCTCGCCCGGCTTCGCCCGCCGCGACGCCCGGCCCCAGCGGCACAGCGAAG ACGACAGCCGGGACATGAGCCCCCCCGAGCCGGCCAGCCCCACCGTGGGGCTCGATAAGAAAACACGGAGGAAGTTTTTGGATTTGGG GGTGACCCTGCGCCGGGCGTCCTCCAGCAAGAGCCGCAAGGAGAAGGGCAGCAACCGCCTGTCCATGGGCAGCAG ggaggcggtggagggtcccggccgcccctcggggtcacccttcctgcccttctcctggTTCTCGGACAGCGCGAGGGGCTCGGCCTCGCCCGGCTCCGCGTCACCCGCCGGCTCCCCCCGGCACGAGGGGCTCAGCCCCGCCAAATCCGCCTCCCAG GACTCGACGCTGAGCGAGGACTCCCCACCGCCCAGCGCCAGCCCCCGCCTGCCCGGCCCCACCGCCACCAAGTGCTCCTACCCCTACCACACCCTGTCACAGTCCTCGGACGAG TTCCTGGATGAgccccccggcgcggccgcgggcTGGACGTGCCAGCAGGTGGGACAGTGGCTGGAGAGCCTCAACCTGGAGCAGTACGTGGAGGAGTTCTCGGCCCACGGCGTCGATGGTCCACGGCTCCTGCACCTCGACGGCGCCAAGCTCAAG GCGCTGGGCGTGGGCAGCTCGCAGGACCGCGCCGTGCTGAAGCGGAAGCTCAAGGAGCTGAGCTTGGCCGTGGAGAAGGAGCGCAAGGCCCAGGAGAAGGCGGAGAAGCAGCGGGAGAAGCAGAAGA